The stretch of DNA CGGACGGCCTTTCTTCCATTTGGAATCCAGAATTTGTACATTGTGTGGGCCAGAGTGAGACTAGCGCCACCATGCAGGGTAGCCTGATGTGAGTTCTGAATTACCAATTCTGTAAAGAAATGAAGCTGCGGTAAGATGATTGGATGCTTGCGATCAAAAGGAAGACTAGAATGCTTGAGACGACCGCGAACGCGCAAGATGCCGTCGTCAAGAAAGGGAGTAAGATTCCTTAAGATGCTTTTGGAGGGCAAATGATTTTTTGTGAGGATCCCGTGGATGTCGGATTGAAAGGTTTCGGCTTGTACGATTTTTACAACGCAGCGAAGTGCGTTATCAAGTTCCACCGTTGACAGCTGATTGTAATATCTGGTTTTCTTCGATTGAGCTTTGTGACAAAAGCGCAGTATGTATGCGATGACTCGGACGAGTTTGGTGTACGGATCGGGTGCGAATGGACTCGTATGGATTTTGCTTCTAGGGACTGCTCATCAAACTTTGTATTTGGTACTTCTGTGTCAGGCCACTCACTGGGAAGTTGACTTAACCATGATGGTCCGCGCCACCAGAGGTCGAAGGTGGAGATTTCTGATGGGGAGAGTCCTCTCGTAGCGCTGTCTGCTGGATTATCCGTTGTGGGAACATGTCTCCATTGGTGCGGATCGCTGTGGTCCAAAATGTAGGCAACACGATTGGCAACGAACGTCTTCCATCTGGTGACATCTCCTTTGATCCAGTGGAGAACGATTGTGTCGTCCGTCCAGTATGTCACTATGATTTTAGCGTTTTTCCAACGATTGGTCGCTATTACCCACTTGATTAGTTTAGTTGCCAGTACAGCGCCACATAATTCGGTCCTCGGGATAGTGAGCGGTTTCGTTGGagaaactttggattttgcaGTGAGGAGAGTGGTGCAAAATGATGAATCCGGTTGGGGTATGCGTATGTAAACCGCAGCTGCGTATGCGTGAGTGCACCCGTCGCAGAAAGCGTGTAACTGGATATCCTGACTGAAATCTGGCGTATACCGTAGGCTGCGAGGTATTCGGATTTTGCTGATGTCCTCCAGATTGAAACGAAACCTTTTCCATTTGGTAGCGATGGAGGCGGGCACTGGGTCGTCCAATCCTAAAACTGCGTTGGTTCGTTTTCAGAATATAGATGTGCCATCGTGACTTCTTTTAGAATCAATTTGGCTGAAATGAGAATTGGAGCGATTAGTCCTAAGGGGTCAAAGAGCCTGGCGATGCTTGAAAGAATTTCTCTTTTCGTTGAACCTGTGGGAAGGCTCGCTTGCAGTTTGTAGGTGAAACAGTCTTGGTTCGGTAACCAATGCATGCCTAAGGTTTTGACTGTATCAGAGCGGGCGGCGGATGGAAACATCAAGCAATATTGTCTATCAACTATAACGTTCGGTACCGCTTCGGCACCATTTACCGCCATCAGAGTAATTCGTCAAATTGCAGAAGATGAGCGCGAAAATCATCCACTGGCAGAAGAGGTCTTACAACACGAAATTTACGTCGACGATATTCTTTCCGGTGATCACACTATCTCAGCAGCACAAAACAAGAGCTTACAAATCCAGAACGCTCTAAAATCCGCCAATATGGAATTGAGAAAATGGGCTAGCAACGACACAATGATCCTGGACAACATTCCTCCATCAAACAGATGCAATCAAACTTCACGAAGCTGGGACAGCTCTGATACATTCAAAACCTTAGGCATGCATTAGTTACCGAACCAAGACTGTTTCACCTACAAACTGCAAGCGAGCCTTCCCACAGGTTCAACGAAAAGAGAAATTCTTTCAAGCATCGCCAGGCTCTTTGACCCCTTAGGACTAATCGCTCCAATTCTCATTTCAGCCAAATTGATTCTAAAAGAAGTTACGATGGCACATCTATATTCTGAAAACGAACACACGCAGTTTTAGGATGGGACGACCCAGTGCCCGCCTCCATCGCTACCAAATGGAAAAGGTTTCGTTTCAATCTGGAGGACATCAGCAAAATCCGAATACCTCGCAGCCTACGGTATACGCCAGATTTCAGTCAGGATATCCAGTTACACGCTTTCTGCGACGGGTGCACTCACGCATACGCAGCTGCGGTTTACATACGCATACCCCAACCGGATTCATCATTTTGCACCACTCTCCTCACtgcaaaatccaaagtttctCCAACGAAACCGCTCACTATCCCGAGGACCGAATTATGTGGCGCTGTACTGGCAACTAAACTAATCAAGTGGGTAATAGCGACCAATCGTTGGAAAAACGCTAAAATCATAGTGACATACTGGACGGACGACACAATCGTTCTCCACTGGATCAAAGGAGATGTCACCAGATGGAAGACGTTCGTTGCCAATCGTGTTGCCTACATTTTGGACCACAGCGATCCGCACCAATGGAGACATGTTCCCACAACGGATAATCCAGCAGACAGCGCTACGAGAGGACTCTCCCCATCAGAAATCTCCACCTTCGACCTCTGGTGGCGCGGACCATCATGGTTAAGTCAACTTCCCAGTGAGTGGCCTGACACAGAAGTACCAAATACAAAGTTTGATGAGCAGTCCCTAGAAGCAAAACCCATACGAGTCCATTCGCACCCGACCCAGGTAGACTGTAATATCATTGAGCGGTTTTCAACGTACACCAAACTCGTCCGAGTCATCGCTTACATACTGCGCTTTTGTCACAACGCTCAATCGAAGAAAACCAGATATTACAATCAGCTGTCAACGGTGGAACTTGATAACGCACTTCGCTGCGTTGTAAAAATCGTACAAGCCGAAACCTTTCAATCCGACATCCACGGGATCCtcataaaaaatcatttgcCCTCCAAAAGCATCTTAAGGAATCTTACTCCCTTTCTTGACGACGGCATCTTGCGCGTTCGCGGTCGTCTCAAGCATTCTAGTCTTCCTTTCGATCGCAAGCATCCAATCATCTTACCGCAGCGTCATTTCTTTACAGAATTGGTAATTCAGAACTCACATCAGGCTACCCTGCATGGTGGCGCTAGTCTCACTCTGGCCCACACAAGGTACAAATTCTGGATTCCAAATGGAAGAAAGGCCGTCCGGACCATCCTTCGGAAATGCATCACATGCTTTCGCGTGTCACCTCACATAGGAAGTCAATTAATGGGTGACCTGCCGATACACAGGGTCAACCCACCGAACCGCCCATTCATTGCGACCGGCGTTGATTATACCGGGGCAATCGAAATCAAAGCGGCACGGCTTCGTGGGACAAGTACCTACAAGGGATATATCGCGATTTTCGTCTGCCTGGCTACGAAGGCGGTCCACCTGGAAGCAGTTACCGGACTCTCATCGGAACACTTCCTACTCACATTTTATCGTTTTACTGGTCGCCGAGGACCAGTCCAACACATGTATAGCGACAACGGACAAATTTCGTTGGCGCCAATAAGTTATTAACAAACGCACAACAAGCTGATCGCGACCAAGCTACCTGCCCGACATGGCATTTCACTCCACCATACTCCCCCAATTTCGGAGGCCTTTGGGAGGCCAGTGTCAAGTCCGTCAAGCATCACCTAAAGAGGATCGTCGGCAATCACAAGCAAACTTATGAGGAACTCGCAACGGTGCTCATCAGGATTGAAGCTTGCCTAAACTCTCGCCCACTGTGCCCGCTTACCGCCGATCCAGACGACTTAGAAGCCCTTACACCGGCACATTTTCTCATCGGCGACACACTGCTCGCACCTGCCCATTGTCGCCCACAAAACGCGTCGTTCCGTGAACAATTTCTATCTCATCAAAATTTGATTCGTCAGTTTTGGACACAATGGAGCCGAGATTGGCTGTCCCATCTTCAAACCCGCCCAAAATGGTGTCAGGAAAAGGACAATTTAGAGATCAACGAATTAGTACTTATCAGAGACGATCAACTGCCTCCATCACATTGGACGCTCGGTAGAATCACCAGTCTACATCCTGGAGAGGATTCCCTCGTTCGAGTCGTAACGGTAAAAACCAAATCAGGCAGTCAGACGCGCTCCATCTCCAAATTATGTCGCCTCCCAATCTCATGCTAACACGAACCACCTGCTTTTCTCTTGGTAGTCAATTGCATCCGTATGtcatttttctttctcttaGCAGCTACGAATCCAAAGGAACTCTAGATCCAGAAGCCTGAACCAAAAGTATCATGCTGATTTCGCATTGGCGGGCGGCATGTTCAGTCCCACGGTACATAGTTTATCCACACAGCTGATAGCCCTGCCAACTGACTACGAAGGTCAAGACATCTGGCAACTCTACAGTACGAGAAGGAGGGGAGAGAGGAGGAACACGAGCTTCAGCGACCAGACCAACAGCATTCTTGTCTTTTCCATtgcgaaatattaaatactaaatattaaagtaaaatcaTGAACCAAAGTGAAGTGTAACCGTTATAACCTAATGaattaaagattgaattgttATATTTGAACTTCAGTCGTTTTGAACTAATCCCAAGAGCCCCTCTTACTATGACAGCcgtgtattttaattttggaacGGCGTCACAATCGAAAACGATTGGTTTGGTAAATGTGAGGTTAGCGAGTTCAAAACTTACGCAGTGTCGACATTTAGGTTGAACGTTGGGTTTAGCGACGTTCGGATGCAGCAGCTTGTTGTAAAGTTGCACCGTTTACCTGGAGTTTGGCCGACACCGGCGATGGAAGCGCGAATTCGGCATCGTGGAAGTTGGAGAGCTTGGACTGCATGCTCTGAGATTATTGTAGCTTCCGACCCCTGGTCGATGAGGGCAGTTATGGTTGCTTGAGCGCCGCTCTGGGGGTGGCAGACAATAATCCGTGCGGTAGCTAACAAGATATTCTGTCGCGTTGCATGGGAGGCTGTGGAAGAATAACATTGTAGGTTTGGGTTAGCAGGGGGGCTAACTGGTACGGTGTTGTTGTTCATAATCGAAGCGATATGTGGTTGACGGGATGGTACGGTCGTGGAGTAGGGTTGGGGTGCTTGAGTGATGCTTGGCGCCGCTGCCGGATGTAGTAAAGAATGGTGGCGGTGTCCACAGTGGTAGCAATTCTTTATACTTGGACAGCGGGCAAGCATGTGCGATTTGCTCAAGCAGTTGAGGCATAGGTTTGACTTACTCACGACCTCCTTACGTTGGTAGCAATCCATGCTTAGGAATCGCTGACATCGACGAAGGATATGATTACCATCGCAGTGTGGGCAACGAAGCACAGGGGGGCTTGGTTGCGCATGGGTGTTATGAACCGTGTTGCGTTTGGTAGTGTCTGATTGGGATGATCCAGATTTGCTTGTGCCCGAACAGTTTCTGTTATCAATGGCGTCTAGGGTGATTAAGCGGTTGTTGAGAAACTGTTCAAGATCCTTTTACGAGGGAATGTGGGTTTGACTGCCTAGATGATGCTACCAGGCGGAGTGCGTGTCTTTCGGTAATTTTGATGTCAAAAAATGGGCGAGCCactgatcaccgtcctgcaaTGATGCGTTGATATTCTTACAGGCGGCTGCGCAGACGTTGACTGCACTTATCATGGATCGGATATCATCGGACTTCTCCTTGGTTAGGCTTGGCAACTGGTACAACATGTTCATGTGGTTAGAAAAGACCACGCGTGGATTATTATAACGTTTAACTAATGTGTCCCATGCCACCGTATAATTAGCGGTCGTCAAAGGAATTTGCCGAATATCGCAATCCCGACCAGCTGGCAGAGATTCTTTGAGAAAATGAAACCGTTGAATATTGTCCAGCCGctcatttttatgaattatcCGAGTGAAGGCGTCATAATATCCTGGCCAATCAACGCAGTTTCCGCTAAACTTGGGCACTGGCAGTTGTGGCATGTGGACACGTGCGTCGGCCACCGTCGAACCGGCGGGTGGTGACGAGGCTGAGGACGGAAGAACTGGGAATTTGATTCGTTGGTCTTCAGCTACTAGACAGTAGGTTTCCATGTACAGATCCTCAAAACTGACGGCGATCTTCTTGGCGTGATAGTCCGAATTGGCGTATCCCTCTGTGCAGATGATTACTTGATGGGTGGTCTCAAAAGCCGAATTTAAACTCTCGATTTGCTGCAGACGTTTTACATAATAGCTTTCGGTTTTTCGAGACGCGGAATCCTTCTTGTAATTCTGTAGCAGAGGTGTAAGACTGAGAAGATGCTCCTTTTGGAGTGTAACAAACCCTTCTAATGATGGATCATCGCCATCGGTGTCAGACATATTGTGAGATTTGTGTtaccaatttatatttaacctaACCTAGCTTCACTTGGTAAATCAATAGCACCCGTACTCACGTGATCTTTTCCCTTTGCTTACACTTGTGTTTACGTAACGTCGACTATAGTGTGAGTGCCGGCTGTACTGGTTTTCGATTCCCCTTTGGATGATTTTCGCCTTGGTTGCGAAATTATAACGGACCCTCTTGGAAcacgcgtgtgtgtgtgggagcgCTGTCAGACGACCGGTGTATTGGTATTGATGAATGTGCTCTGTCGGTGTGAGAGCACGTGTTGGGGACACAAACGGAGACGATCGCAATTTGTGTGAGATAGCGGGATA from Drosophila takahashii strain IR98-3 E-12201 chromosome 2R, DtakHiC1v2, whole genome shotgun sequence encodes:
- the LOC138912177 gene encoding uncharacterized protein — encoded protein: MGRPSARLHRYQMEKVSFQSGGHQQNPNTSQPTWVIATNRWKNAKIIVTYWTDDTIVLHWIKGDVTRWKTFVANRVAYILDHSDPHQWRHVPTTDNPADSATRGLSPSEISTFDLWWRGPSWLSQLPSEWPDTEVPNTKFDEQSLEAKPIRVHSHPTQVDCNIIERFSTYTKLVRVIAYILRFCHNAQSKKTRYYNQLSTVELDNALRCVVKIVQAETFQSDIHGILIKNHLPSKSILRNLTPFLDDGILRVRGRLKHSSLPFDRKHPIILPQRHFFTELVIQNSHQATLHGGASLTLAHTRYKFWIPNGRKAVRTILRKCITCFRVSPHIGSQLMGDLPIHRVNPPNRPFIATGVDYTGAIEIKAARLRGTSTYKGYIAIFVCLATKAVHLEAVTGLSSEHFLLTFYRFTGRRGPVQHMYSDNGQISLAPISY